From a region of the Lactuca sativa cultivar Salinas chromosome 4, Lsat_Salinas_v11, whole genome shotgun sequence genome:
- the LOC111879967 gene encoding MDIS1-interacting receptor like kinase 2, with protein MSTSNFLLFSVALLIIPLSIIQNFASASIEEANALLKWKASLQIPNNSLVSSWLPMNSSTSAPCSSWLGIICNADGSIQTLNLTSSGINGTLHQFPFSLLQNLTKFELSVNNFFGPIPPEIQLLSKLVYLDFSANTFSGVIPPGIGMLASLETLHLNENNLSGSLPQELGQLTSLYELALYDNSLEGELPPSLGNLKSLAYLYLDNNKLSGPIPQEFGQLVNLVEVYITHNSLHGPIPKEIGNLKKLTILYLFQNHLHGSIPQEIGSMVSLEGLSLFSNNLSGSIPSSLGKLTSLNLLHLYQNQLSGHIPVELGNLKSLTNLAVSENNLSGSIPSSLENLSSLKYLSIRDNKLSGSIPQGLGSLDLVELEMDTNQLSGHLPKDFCHGGNLRFLSLSDNQLIGPIPRGLRNCRSLFRAVLYNNQFTGDISNSFGVYPSLDYLDLSHNKFHGQLSENWSKCKNLTALRIAYNNISGSIPPEFGNSTQLRRLDLTSNHIVGEIPKEIGKMKSMLYLSLADNQLSGIIPNELGSLRDLIALDLSTNRLNGSIPRNIGVWTHMYYLNLSNNKLSEKIPSEIGKLSQLTTLDLSHNLLIGEIPSEVHSLQNLEKFHLSHNRLSGSIPDAFEKFLSGIDIDLSYNELTGPVPPYAIFVNASIQVFQGNPGLCGNVTGLKLCASQNMMKKKDPFHHKRVLIIVLPLLGALLLGLLMCGLIAYQRQKKIVPQQSSDVEGDGFFSISSSDGRVVYDEVLKATNDFDDAHCIGTGGYGIVYKAKLQPNNVVAIKKLHSSSGKVDRKGFLNEVRALTNIRHRNIVKLYGYFSHARHSFLIYEYLEKGSVGSILSSDILAKELDWLKRIQIVKGVANGLAYMHHDCSPPIIHRGISIANILLDSDYEAHISDVGTSKIFKLDSSNWTTIAGTYGYIPPELAYTMVANEKCDVYSFGVVALEVMMGKHPGELITSLPTLAVDYLLPANVGDRRITPPSSIVEKQVKLVLSLSRACLNSNPHARPTMRQVSNLLMEAWL; from the exons ATGTCTACTTCAAACTTTCTACTTTTTTCTGTAGCTCTATTAATCATTCCACTCTCCATTATACAAAATTTTGCTTCTGCATCAATAGAGGAAGCAAATGCTCTTCTTAAATGGAAAGCAAGCCTTCAGATCCCAAAcaactccttggtttcttcatGGCTCCCTATGAATTCCAGTACTTCAGCTCCATGCTCTTCTTGGTTGGGAATAATTTGCAATGCTGATGGGAGCATTCAAACGCTGAACCTCACATCATCAGGAATAAACGGTACACTTCACCAATTTCCATTCTCTTTGTTACAAAATCTTACGAAATTTGAGCTCAGTGTAAACAACTTCTTTGGCCCGATCCCACCAGAAATTCAGCTCCTGTCCAAACTTGTCTATCTTGACTTTTCAGCAAATACATTTTCTGGGGTAATCCCACCTGGGATAGGGATGTTAGCCAGCCTTGAAACCCTCCACCTGAATGAAAATAACTTGAGTGGTTCACTACCACAAGAGCTCGGTCAATTAACCTCTCTCTATGAGCTTGCATTGTATGATAATTCTCTTGAAGGAGAATTACCTCCATCATTGGGAAATTTGAAAAGCTTGGCTTATCTTTATCTCGATAACAATAAGCTTTCGGGTCCAATTCCTCAAGAGTTTGGACAACTTGTCAATCTTGTGGAGGTCTATATCACTCATAATTCACTTCATGGTCCCATCCCAAAAGAAATAGGAAATCTGAAAAAGCTAACTATCTTGTACCTTTTCCAAAACCATCTACATGGTTCAATCCCACAAGAAATCGGAAGCATGGTTTCACTTGAGGGCCTAAGCCTCTTCTCAAACAATCTATCTGGCTCAATTCCCTCATCTTTGGGCAAATTGACATCTTTGAATCTTCTTCATTTGTACCAAAATCAACTCTCTGGTCATATTCCTGTCGAACTTGGGAATTTGAAGTCTCTCACTAATCTTGCAGTGAGTGAAAATAATCTTAGTGGCTCTATTCCTTCATCACTAGAAAACCTGAGCAGCCTAAAATATCTTTCCATCCGTGACAATAAATTATCTGGGAGTATACCACAAGGATTGGGAAGTCTAGATTTGGTTGAGCTAGAAATGGATACAAATCAATTGTCTGGTCATTTGCCCAAAGATTTCTGCCATGGGGGAAACCTTAGATTTTTGTCACTAAGTGATAATCAGCTCATCGGTCCTATTCCAAGAGGCTTAAGGAATTGTCGTAGCCTATTTAGAGCTGTCCTTTATAACAATCAATTCACCGGAGATATATCAAATAGCTTTGGGGTCTATCCAAGCCTAGATTACCTTGATCTCAGTCACAATAAATTTCACGGGCAGCTTTCTGAAAACTGGAGTAAATGCAAGAATTTGACAGCCTTAAGGATAGCATACAACAACATCAGTGGTAGCATTCCACCTGAGTTTGGAAATTCAACTCAACTCCGCAGACTTGATCTTACTTCAAATCATATTGTTGGGGAGATCCCTAAGGAGATTGGGAAGATGAAAAGTATGTTGTATTTGTCCTTGGCTGATAACCAACTTTCAGGTATTATACCCAATGAACTCGGATCACTGCGTGATCTTATTGCTCTTGATCTGTCCACAAATAGATTGAATGGGTCGATACCAAGAAATATTGGTGTCTGGACACACATGTATTACTTGAATCTTAGTAATAACAAGCTCAGTGAAAAAATTCCTTCCGAGATAGGTAAATTAAGTCAACTGACAACACTTGATTTATCTCATAATTTGCTCATAGGAGAGATACCATCTGAAGTTCATAGTTTGCAAAATTTGGAGAAATTTCATCTTTCTCACAATAGACTATCGGGTTCTATTCCTGATGCTTTTGAAAAGTTCCTTAGTGGGATTGATATCGATTTGTCTTACAATGAGCTCACAGGTCCAGTTCCCCCTTATGCAATCTTTGTCAATGCATCGATACAAGTATTTCAAGGCAATCCAGGTTTGTGTGGAAATGTTACTGGATTAAAGCTTTGTGCAAGTCAAAATATGATGAAGAAAAAAGATCCCTTTCATCATAAGCGCGTCCTTATAATTGTGCTTCCCCTTTTGGGTGCACTTTTACTTGGTTTACTCATGTGTGGCCTCATAGCTTATCAACGACAAAAGAAAATTGTTCCACAGCAATCATCGGACGTAGAAGGTGATGGTTTCTTCTCAATATCAAGTTCTGATGGAAGAGTAGTGTATGATGAAGTCTTGAAAGCTACAAATGACTTTGATGATGCACATTGTATTGGGACAGGAGGATATGGTATTGTATACAAAGCCAAGCTACAACCTAACAATGTAGTAGCTATCAAGAAACTTCACTCATCATCTGGTAAGGTTGATCGTAAGGGATTCCTTAATGAGGTACGAGCATTAACAAATATAAGGCATCGAAACATAGTGAAACTCTATGGATATTTCTCCCATGCCCGTCACTCATTTCTGATTTATGAATACCTTGAAAAGGGAAGCGTTGGATCAATCTTAAGTAGTGATATCTTGGCAaaagaattggattggttgaaaaGGATCCAAATTGTAAAGGGTGTAGCTAATGGTTTGGCTTATATGCATCACGATTGTTCACCTCCTATAATTCATAGAGGCATTTCCATTGCCAACATCCTTCTCGATTCTGATTATGAGGCACATATTTCAGACGTTGGCACATCCAAGATTTTCAAGCTAGACTCATCCAACTGGACCACAATTGCAGGCACCTATGGTTATATCCCGCCAG AGCTTGCGTATACGATGGTGGCCAATGAGAAATGTGATGTGTATAGCTTTGGAGTTGTTGCATTGGAAGTGATGATGGGAAAGCATCCGGGAGAACTCATAACATCTTTACCAACATTGGCTGTTGATTATCTATTGCCAGCAAATGTGGGAGATCGTCGTATAACGCCTCCATCATCAATAGTTGAGAAACAAGTTAAATTAGTTCTGAGTCTTTCAAGAGCATGTTTGAACTCCAACCCACATGCAAGGCCAACAATGCGCCAAGTCTCAAATCTGCTCATGGAGGCATGGCTTTAA